One stretch of Jiangella gansuensis DSM 44835 DNA includes these proteins:
- a CDS encoding ABC transporter ATP-binding protein — translation MAAITLKDINKRYGDGFHAVKDVNLDIADGEFVILVGPSGCGKSTLLRMIVGLEDITSGEMQIGGQRVNEKAPRDRNLSMVFQNYALYPHLTVYENIAFPLRLHKAPDKEIDERVRRAADLLELTEHLDRKPANLSGGQRQRVAMGRAIVREAQAFLFDEPLSNLDAKLRGQMRTEISRLQKRLGITTVYVTHDQVEAMTLGDRVVVLRRGVVQQVASPRELYENPVNLFVAGFIGSPPMNFISATVAGDRLHTPFGEWTLPSPALDLSGRDVVLLGARPEAFEDAAVVSDTIRDHGVEFDATIDVIEWLGNEQYAYVPYEAPDDIRKQLAELERELDSEALRTQLVVSLDATSRIPEGTGAKLWLDLRKVHVFDPETGENLTVGARAGSGSASDGNGAGGPP, via the coding sequence ATGGCTGCCATCACGCTGAAGGACATCAACAAGCGGTACGGCGACGGCTTCCACGCGGTCAAGGACGTCAACCTCGACATCGCCGACGGCGAGTTCGTCATCCTGGTCGGCCCGTCCGGGTGCGGGAAGTCGACGCTGCTGCGCATGATCGTCGGGCTGGAGGACATCACCAGCGGCGAGATGCAGATCGGTGGGCAGCGGGTCAACGAGAAGGCGCCGCGCGACCGCAACCTGTCAATGGTCTTCCAGAACTACGCGCTCTACCCGCACCTGACGGTGTACGAGAACATCGCCTTCCCGCTCCGGCTGCACAAGGCGCCGGACAAGGAGATCGACGAGCGGGTGCGCCGGGCCGCCGACCTGCTCGAACTGACCGAGCACCTGGATCGCAAACCGGCCAATCTGTCCGGTGGGCAGCGGCAGCGGGTCGCGATGGGTCGCGCGATCGTCCGCGAGGCGCAGGCGTTCCTCTTCGACGAGCCACTGTCCAACCTCGACGCCAAACTGCGCGGCCAGATGCGCACCGAGATCTCCCGGCTGCAGAAGCGGCTCGGCATCACCACGGTGTACGTCACGCACGACCAGGTCGAGGCCATGACGCTCGGCGACCGTGTCGTCGTGCTGCGCCGCGGCGTCGTCCAGCAGGTCGCCTCGCCACGCGAGCTGTACGAGAACCCGGTCAACCTGTTCGTCGCCGGGTTCATCGGGTCGCCGCCGATGAACTTCATCTCCGCGACGGTGGCCGGCGACCGGCTGCACACTCCGTTCGGCGAGTGGACGTTGCCGTCGCCGGCGCTCGACCTCAGCGGCCGCGACGTCGTCCTGCTCGGTGCCCGGCCGGAGGCGTTCGAGGACGCCGCGGTGGTTTCCGACACCATCCGCGATCACGGCGTGGAGTTCGACGCCACCATCGACGTCATCGAATGGCTCGGCAACGAGCAGTACGCCTACGTGCCGTACGAGGCGCCCGACGACATCCGCAAGCAGTTGGCGGAGCTGGAGCGTGAGCTCGACAGCGAGGCGTTGCGTACTCAGCTCGTCGTGTCGCTCGACGCCACCAGCCGCATCCCGGAGGGCACGGGCGCCAAGCTCTGGCTCGACCTGCGCAAGGTCCACGTCTTCGACCCGGAGACGGGGGAGAACCTCACCGTCGGGGCGCGGGCCGGCTCCGGGTCGGCGTCGGACGGCAACGGCGCGGGTGGTCCGCCGTGA
- a CDS encoding DUF1707 SHOCT-like domain-containing protein produces MDETRDQRSMRASDADRERVADVLRQAASDGRLSLTELDERIEALYAAKTYADFEPVVRDLPGDVPLPPVTRPPAVRPAPSPAPVTSGRIGGRPVSRSAKVVFSGLQRRGEWVVPSRFHVKAVFGGADLDLREASLESDEVEIDIRAVFGGVNIVVPDDVRVLVDGTGVFGAFNDDASHRRQPGAGAPVVRVTGKAVFGGVNVQRKSIGEA; encoded by the coding sequence GTGGACGAGACACGCGACCAGCGTTCGATGCGGGCGTCCGACGCCGACCGTGAGCGCGTCGCCGACGTCCTGAGGCAGGCGGCCTCCGACGGCCGGCTGAGCCTGACCGAGCTGGACGAGCGTATCGAGGCGCTGTACGCCGCCAAGACGTATGCCGATTTCGAACCGGTGGTGCGGGATCTGCCCGGCGACGTCCCGCTGCCGCCGGTCACGAGGCCACCCGCGGTACGACCGGCTCCGTCACCGGCGCCGGTCACGTCGGGCCGGATCGGTGGCCGGCCGGTGTCGCGATCGGCCAAGGTCGTGTTCAGCGGCCTCCAGCGGCGCGGCGAGTGGGTGGTGCCCAGCCGCTTCCACGTCAAGGCCGTCTTCGGCGGCGCCGACCTCGACCTGCGCGAGGCGAGTCTCGAGAGCGACGAGGTCGAGATCGACATCAGGGCCGTCTTCGGCGGAGTGAACATCGTCGTGCCCGACGACGTCCGTGTCCTGGTCGACGGAACCGGTGTCTTCGGCGCCTTCAACGACGACGCCAGCCATCGTCGCCAGCCCGGTGCGGGTGCGCCGGTCGTCCGGGTCACCGGCAAGGCCGTGTTCGGCGGCGTCAACGTCCAACGCA